The Flavobacteriales bacterium genome includes the window TACATCCGTTTACTGGCGATAAAGTGCAAATTTGGATTGGCGACTACGTGTTGGCAACCTACGGAACAGGAGCTGTGATGGCGGTGCCTTGTGGTGACCAACGCGATTGGGACTTTGCCAAACATTTTAATATCGAAATCAAAAATATATTTAAAGACAAAGACATTTCGGAAGCGGCTTATGCAGAGAAAGATGCCATTATTGCTAATTCTGATTTTCTGAACGATTTACCAGCAAAAAAAGCCATTAAACTGGCCATTTTTGAAATTGAAAAACGCGGTTTTGGAAAAGGTAAAACACAATACCGATTAAGAGATGCGGTGTTTTCTCGCCAACGTTATTGGGGAGAGCCATTTCCTGTGTATTACAAAGGAGAAATACCTTATTTGTTAGAAGGAAACGAAGTGGTAGAATTGCCCGAAGTAGATAAATATTTACCTACCGAAGATGGTGAGCCACCATTGGCAAGAGCGAAGAAAGAAGCTTGGAATGTAACTTGCCCAGGGGATAGAATGGAGTTCAACACCATGCCTGGTTGGGCAGGCAGCAGTTGGTACTTTTTACGTTACATGGATGCCAAAAACGACCACGAGTTTGTAGCTAAAGAAAAAGTAAATTACTGGAAAAATGTAGATTTATACATTGGCGGAGCCGAGCATGCTACTGGGCACTTGTTGTACTCACGTTTTTGGACCAAGTTTTTGTTCGATTTAGGTTTCATCCCTTTTGAAGAACCTTTCCAAAAAATGATTAACCAAGGAATGATTCAGGGAGTTAGTGCTTTGGTTTACATTGGTTCTGATAATGTTATTTACTCTGCAGAAGATGAAAGAATAAAGGAATATCTTAACCCCACAAAAATAGATACGAAAGAGTTTGAAAATGGTGATTCACAGCAAAATCTAACTATAAATGATATTCCTGATGTTTCATTCACTACTTATAGAACTATTCCTGTATGGGTTAACCTTATCGAGGGGGATAATTCATTAAATATTGCAACATTTAGAAACTGGCTCCCTGAATATAAAAACATTAAAATGGAAACAGTTAATGGTAAAATCATTTGCAAAAGGGAAATAGATAAAATGTCGAAATCGAAATACAATGTACAAACACCAGATGAATTGGTAGAAAAATACGGAGCCGATACTTTACGTTGTTACGAAATGTTTTTGGGGCCTTTAGAGCAACACAAACCTTGGGATACGCAAGGAATTACCGGTGTGCATGGTTTCTTAAAAAAACTGTGGCGTTTGTTCCACGATGATAATGGGTTAAATGTAAGTGATGAAGCCCCAACCAAAGAAGAACTAAAAAGCTTACACAAAACCATTAAAAAAGTAAAAGAAGATATCGAGCGTTTTTCGTTTAATACACCCGTTTCGGCTTATATGATTTGTGTAAACGAGCTAACAGCACTAAAATGCAACAAACGAGCAATTTTACAAGATTTGTGTATTATACTTTCGCCTTATGCACCACACATTGCCGAAGAACTATGGGCGAAACTGGGTAATAAAGAAAGTATTTCTGAGGCGGTTTATCCTAAATTTAACGAGGAATATTTAACCGAAAGCAATTACAAATACCCTGTTTCGTTTAACGGTAAAATGCGTTTTATTTTGGAATTGCCCACTACTTTAACTGCTGCTGAGGTAGAAAAAGAAGTTATGGCAAATGAGCAAACTATAAAACAGCTGAATGGTCAATCACCTAAAAAGGTAATTGTTGTGCCGAACAAGATTATCAATTTTGTGGTTTAGAAACAAAAAAAAGCCGTTTGAATTTCAAACGGCTTTTTTTGTTGTGGGCGATGAGGGATTCGAACCCCCGACCCCCTCGGTGTAAACGAGGTGCTCTGAACCAGCTGAGCTAATCGCCCTTTCTTTCTTCGAAAGCGGCTGCAAATATATACTTATTATAATTTACTGCAAACTTTTTTAAAAATTATTTCACGTCTTTTATATTAAAAAGTATAACACCATTAAACGAACTTAATTTAATACTGTCTTTTTCCAAGTTAAAGGCAATGTTTTCGAGTATTATTTTATAATTGAAATTTGTTGTGGAGTCTTTTATTGTCAGTTCTTCGGTAGGTATATTGTATTGTTGATTTTTACCGTATTTACTCATTAGGTTAGTTCTTAATGCAGTTAAATCTATTGCAGAAAATAGCTGATTATTTTTGTAAACTACAATAATACAATTGTTTTTTTGCTGATGTTTTAATTCATATTCGTTCGAGTCGAGTGTAAATTTTTTCATGCTCACATCACTGTTGTATAGGTATGAGTTTACTTTGGTTTCATAATCGTAACCTTTTACATCAATTACTGCATCATAATTGTTGGTTGAGTAAGAGATGTAATCATTGTTGGAGTAGTAATAGGTGTAATCAAGTCCAAGTGCTCGCATGTATATTTCTGCTTCATTGAGTCTGCTCCACCGTTCTTTTTTTAAGTTGTAATTTTCGATTTGACTATCAAAATCTTGACTGTACCATGTTTTTATTTTGTTAAAGCCATGATGGTCGTCTAAATAATCTAAAATGGATTTAATTTCGTTTTTTAACGAATCGTTTAGTAACAATTGGTTTTGTGGTGTAAACGATAAATGGTTATAGTTTGAGTCAATTTTAATGATTTGTTCATTTACTATTTTATTGTTTTCCAACAATTTGGTTTCTTCAAGCAAGTGTTTTAGTCTAGTTACCTGACTGTTTTCGCTAACATTAAACATGCTCCATGGACCAAAAGAAGTTAATACAAGTACTACAAACAGTGATGTTGGAATAAATTTAATGTTGGTTTTACCAATCACAAAATAGAGGCTAACCAAACTCAACCAGATTCCAAGTACGTAAATAATGTATCGGTTTATGGTAATTCCATAATCGCTTAAACGCATACTTATTGCAATAAACAACATTACAATTAATGGGATTAATAAAAAGTAATACGCCCTTGAAGTGGTTTTAATCCATTTGTTACCCTCTAATTTCCCGTA containing:
- a CDS encoding leucine--tRNA ligase, translating into MQYQYNEIENKWRKYWAENKTFAAKDNSVKPKYYVLDMFPYPSGAGLHVGHPLGYIASDVFARYKRLLGFNVLHPMGYDSFGLPAEQYAIQTGQHPAITTKMNIEGGVDKQGNVIPGYRNQLDKIGFSFDWDREVRTSDPSYYKWTQWIFKQLFNSWYNKEADKAEKIETLIEQFKTKGNVEVNAVCDDVAVFSANDWNNWSEEEQQKMLLNYRIAYLSDTWVNWCPALGTVLANDEIKDGVSERGGHPVEQKLMRQWSMRITAYAERLISGLEGLDWTDSVKDIQRNWIGKSEGASVKFAVHSPQSTKLSTENCELKTDFIEVFTTRPDTIFGVSFMVLAPEHELVDVITTAEQKATIEAYKKAASLKSERDRQSDIKNITGAFTGAYAIHPFTGDKVQIWIGDYVLATYGTGAVMAVPCGDQRDWDFAKHFNIEIKNIFKDKDISEAAYAEKDAIIANSDFLNDLPAKKAIKLAIFEIEKRGFGKGKTQYRLRDAVFSRQRYWGEPFPVYYKGEIPYLLEGNEVVELPEVDKYLPTEDGEPPLARAKKEAWNVTCPGDRMEFNTMPGWAGSSWYFLRYMDAKNDHEFVAKEKVNYWKNVDLYIGGAEHATGHLLYSRFWTKFLFDLGFIPFEEPFQKMINQGMIQGVSALVYIGSDNVIYSAEDERIKEYLNPTKIDTKEFENGDSQQNLTINDIPDVSFTTYRTIPVWVNLIEGDNSLNIATFRNWLPEYKNIKMETVNGKIICKREIDKMSKSKYNVQTPDELVEKYGADTLRCYEMFLGPLEQHKPWDTQGITGVHGFLKKLWRLFHDDNGLNVSDEAPTKEELKSLHKTIKKVKEDIERFSFNTPVSAYMICVNELTALKCNKRAILQDLCIILSPYAPHIAEELWAKLGNKESISEAVYPKFNEEYLTESNYKYPVSFNGKMRFILELPTTLTAAEVEKEVMANEQTIKQLNGQSPKKVIVVPNKIINFVV
- a CDS encoding DUF4153 domain-containing protein; the protein is MKLPSINYLYQQAKNAVLRFPLSLISSLVGVIIGIFLIENEKNIINIFPYLNVILTAALGIPLLFCIEVFAKKFNFNRSKRIIANFSGIVILFLLFLTLPNSEVTANTSMPYIRYTIYNLAVHLLVSFIPFIRTNTTNGFWQYNRVLFIRFITSAIYSGFLYVGIALALVSLNLLFDIKIHDKLYAELFIFIGGFFNTWFFIAGMPQNFDDLEHDTVYPFGLKVFTQYILFPLLALYLVILYGYGIKIVSIWDWPKGVVSYLIVCVAVLGIFNLLLMYPYGKLEGNKWIKTTSRAYYFLLIPLIVMLFIAISMRLSDYGITINRYIIYVLGIWLSLVSLYFVIGKTNIKFIPTSLFVVLVLTSFGPWSMFNVSENSQVTRLKHLLEETKLLENNKIVNEQIIKIDSNYNHLSFTPQNQLLLNDSLKNEIKSILDYLDDHHGFNKIKTWYSQDFDSQIENYNLKKERWSRLNEAEIYMRALGLDYTYYYSNNDYISYSTNNYDAVIDVKGYDYETKVNSYLYNSDVSMKKFTLDSNEYELKHQQKNNCIIVVYKNNQLFSAIDLTALRTNLMSKYGKNQQYNIPTEELTIKDSTTNFNYKIILENIAFNLEKDSIKLSSFNGVILFNIKDVK